A single region of the Anaerolineales bacterium genome encodes:
- a CDS encoding GAF domain-containing protein, with protein MAHVSGVSGQQPNPTDQTRQLKMLVEIARLLSTLDLDQVLKTIIELTTETVNAAQGSFFLIDETGRRLQRFIPARPIDPEKMEAVSGKILESGLASWVIANRVSARIDDTANDPRWQILDREAELKRVRSAICVPFFVAGQLRGVVTLEHPNPAHFTEDDLQLVQAAANQAANVLRNAQLFDKVTQQQRQLEAVLNSISDILLVIDGDWRLKMVNPEALAFIGAPSDLIQDRRLFEISGLGKPIFENIYAKLSAEARRGESITFEARDELSKRDFAIHAAPLNLTDPKQDGYVIALHDISSLKDLNRLKNHMIELATHDLKNPIGVVKGYLTVIKEDAEAGVIPDGAFLENMEKAISRMEGLVANLLDIQRAESSSPLRRELIDPLHLVEVVLDDMAPTADHMNQTIVRDIQANLNPISGDFDRLREVMNNLLENAIKYTPPGGTITVKVFSEGRRFAFHVVDTGYGIPEDKKAFIFTPHFRALQSGTEHIPGTGVGLSLVKEMVERHGGQVWFVSKEGEGSTFGFWLPLLTE; from the coding sequence ATGGCACATGTATCTGGTGTATCCGGGCAGCAGCCCAACCCCACCGACCAAACGCGCCAACTGAAAATGTTGGTTGAGATTGCTCGTCTGCTTTCGACGCTTGATTTGGATCAGGTTTTAAAAACAATCATTGAATTGACGACAGAGACAGTCAACGCAGCGCAAGGCAGTTTTTTTCTGATTGATGAAACGGGACGACGCTTGCAGCGGTTCATCCCGGCACGCCCTATTGACCCGGAAAAAATGGAGGCGGTGTCGGGAAAGATTTTGGAGAGTGGGCTTGCTAGTTGGGTCATTGCTAATCGTGTCTCTGCTCGTATCGATGACACAGCAAACGATCCGCGCTGGCAAATTTTAGATCGTGAAGCCGAATTAAAACGTGTTCGCTCAGCTATATGTGTTCCGTTTTTTGTGGCAGGGCAGCTGCGCGGGGTGGTGACCCTAGAACACCCCAACCCCGCCCATTTTACCGAGGATGACTTGCAGCTTGTGCAAGCGGCAGCAAACCAAGCAGCAAATGTCCTCCGCAACGCCCAACTCTTTGACAAAGTGACCCAACAGCAGCGGCAGTTGGAGGCAGTTCTTAACAGCATCTCCGATATACTTCTGGTCATTGATGGCGACTGGCGTTTGAAGATGGTCAACCCTGAGGCGCTGGCGTTCATCGGCGCTCCCTCAGACTTGATTCAAGACCGCCGCCTGTTCGAGATCAGCGGGTTAGGCAAACCCATTTTCGAGAACATCTATGCCAAACTCTCAGCCGAGGCGCGGCGCGGCGAAAGCATCACCTTTGAAGCCCGTGACGAACTGAGCAAGCGCGATTTCGCCATTCACGCTGCCCCGCTGAACCTGACCGATCCTAAACAGGATGGGTATGTCATTGCCCTCCACGATATTTCCTCGCTAAAAGACCTAAACCGCCTTAAAAATCACATGATTGAACTGGCGACACACGATCTAAAAAACCCCATCGGCGTGGTGAAGGGCTATCTGACCGTGATTAAAGAAGATGCCGAGGCGGGCGTTATCCCCGATGGAGCATTTTTAGAGAACATGGAGAAGGCGATCAGCCGGATGGAAGGGCTGGTGGCAAATCTGCTCGATATTCAGCGGGCAGAGAGCAGTTCTCCCTTGCGGCGCGAATTGATTGATCCCCTGCACCTTGTAGAAGTCGTTCTCGATGATATGGCGCCAACAGCCGATCACATGAATCAGACAATCGTCCGCGATATTCAAGCGAACTTAAACCCCATTTCGGGTGATTTTGACCGCCTTCGAGAGGTGATGAACAACCTCCTCGAAAATGCAATCAAGTACACCCCACCGGGCGGCACAATCACGGTCAAAGTGTTTAGCGAGGGGCGACGCTTTGCCTTCCACGTTGTCGATACGGGGTATGGCATCCCCGAAGACAAAAAAGCGTTCATCTTTACCCCGCACTTCCGCGCCCTTCAGTCGGGAACGGAACATATTCCCGGCACGGGCGTTGGCTTAAGCCTCGTCAAAGAGATGGTCGAACGGCATGGTGGGCAGGTTTGGTTTGTGAGTAAAGAGGGTGAGGGCAGCACCTTTGGGTTCTGGCTGCCGCTCTTAACAGAATGA
- a CDS encoding protein kinase, whose protein sequence is MSDLLLGKKLGDYQIQRLLGKGGMARVYVGFDERLQRHAAVKVINSDLMVADKGEYAERFRREARAIARLNHPNIVGVYQFGDYETLYYMAMAFIEGRDLRQILRENSDRGTRMPYRDILNIVQGIGAALDYAHSRGVIHRDIKPSNIMLDADNRPVLTDFGLALAQWEGTLGDTFGTAHYIAPEQAVSSAKAVPQSDLYSLGICTYEMLTGKVPFDDPSAMSVALKHLNDAPPPLRTYVPDIPPAVEGVILKAIEKDAARRFANGVEMADALAVAMAHHITDSRPSRRSVLFNDLKLSESQMRRLGILSPTSASNAPTSGASAPRPPIPMEGYSSNAPTSEVKAAKTDAPSLRRETLPVASAGAKRSRRPLILAALLLVGLLAGGLFVFLNRGGTDSPIPTAVAGLGGTGTPTTPEGTAESTPNPTGEGTIAVIVETPPTSATADVATEISTQATGEATGTAAATTKPTQESTNQATEVVTGSAPTVDTALVTVVTNVPTNRASPTATQTITQTRPPPATNTPRRTPTPTASPTASATVTLGPTPSVNTAAQGDLLLIYNYLQLNVINTSGRTLDISKLVFRQGMRGFEASVWGRFAEFPPEALPDKVCFQVGRLDRPRGLPFDECERLSGFRLTSDPGWFWLRENRSIETFAVYQGDIQVATCEVGTTADDTLRRCVITLP, encoded by the coding sequence ATGTCCGACCTGCTTCTCGGAAAAAAACTAGGCGATTATCAAATTCAGCGGCTGCTCGGCAAGGGCGGTATGGCGCGGGTGTACGTTGGCTTTGATGAGCGCCTTCAACGTCACGCTGCGGTCAAGGTGATCAACAGCGATCTGATGGTTGCCGACAAAGGCGAATATGCCGAACGCTTCCGGCGGGAGGCGCGTGCCATTGCCCGCCTAAACCATCCTAACATTGTTGGCGTCTACCAATTTGGCGATTACGAGACGCTCTACTACATGGCAATGGCGTTTATCGAAGGGCGTGATCTGCGTCAAATCCTGCGCGAGAACAGCGATAGGGGAACACGAATGCCTTACCGCGATATTCTCAATATCGTTCAGGGTATTGGAGCAGCCCTTGATTACGCACACAGTCGGGGGGTAATCCACCGCGACATCAAGCCCTCGAATATCATGCTTGATGCCGACAACCGTCCCGTCCTAACGGATTTTGGTTTGGCGTTGGCACAATGGGAAGGGACACTTGGGGATACCTTTGGTACGGCGCATTATATTGCCCCAGAACAGGCGGTTTCCTCAGCAAAAGCTGTCCCCCAGAGTGATCTGTACTCGCTCGGCATTTGCACCTACGAGATGCTTACTGGAAAAGTTCCCTTTGACGACCCCTCGGCAATGAGTGTCGCGCTCAAACACCTGAACGACGCCCCGCCGCCCCTGCGTACCTATGTCCCCGATATTCCTCCGGCGGTGGAAGGGGTGATCCTCAAGGCGATTGAAAAAGACGCAGCCCGCCGCTTTGCCAATGGGGTGGAGATGGCAGACGCCCTCGCCGTCGCTATGGCGCATCACATTACCGATAGTCGCCCATCACGGCGCTCTGTTCTCTTTAATGATTTGAAACTAAGCGAGTCGCAAATGCGCCGTTTGGGGATTCTGTCCCCAACAAGTGCGAGCAATGCGCCCACCTCCGGCGCTAGTGCGCCACGCCCACCCATCCCTATGGAAGGGTATTCGTCCAACGCCCCTACCAGTGAGGTGAAGGCAGCAAAAACAGACGCGCCCTCTCTGCGCCGCGAGACTCTACCGGTTGCCAGTGCTGGTGCCAAACGAAGCCGCCGTCCGTTGATCCTTGCTGCTTTGCTCCTTGTCGGTCTTTTGGCTGGCGGGTTGTTTGTCTTCCTCAATCGCGGCGGCACAGACAGCCCTATCCCAACGGCAGTTGCCGGACTTGGGGGAACGGGAACGCCCACCACGCCTGAAGGAACAGCAGAATCAACCCCCAACCCGACGGGCGAGGGGACAATCGCTGTGATCGTGGAAACGCCGCCGACCTCTGCTACCGCCGATGTGGCAACCGAAATTTCTACCCAAGCAACGGGCGAAGCGACAGGGACGGCAGCCGCCACTACCAAACCGACACAAGAGTCGACGAATCAGGCAACAGAGGTCGTCACAGGGAGCGCCCCAACGGTGGATACGGCACTGGTTACAGTAGTGACGAATGTACCCACCAACCGCGCATCGCCCACCGCCACCCAAACGATTACCCAGACACGCCCGCCGCCCGCCACAAACACGCCACGCCGGACGCCCACACCCACCGCCAGCCCCACTGCCAGCGCTACGGTCACCTTAGGACCAACGCCTTCGGTGAATACGGCGGCGCAAGGCGATCTGCTCCTGATCTACAACTACCTTCAATTAAACGTGATCAACACCAGTGGGCGAACACTCGATATTTCCAAACTCGTCTTCCGGCAAGGTATGCGAGGGTTTGAGGCAAGCGTTTGGGGGCGCTTTGCCGAGTTTCCCCCCGAAGCCCTGCCCGACAAGGTGTGTTTTCAGGTAGGGCGCTTGGATCGTCCACGTGGGCTGCCCTTTGATGAGTGTGAACGGCTTTCTGGGTTTCGGCTGACCTCAGATCCCGGGTGGTTCTGGCTGAGGGAAAACCGCTCCATAGAAACCTTCGCCGTCTATCAGGGGGACATTCAGGTAGCGACCTGTGAGGTTGGCACGACAGCAGACGATACACTTCGGCGCTGTGTGATTACCCTTCCCTAA
- the phoU gene encoding phosphate signaling complex protein PhoU, giving the protein MTTVRTAFDRQLKMLETDLLRLAELVETQLVEAIKALYTMDMIIAQRVHEFDAALNTLRYEIEERSYTLLALQQPNSGDMRRIVGAVSIATNLERMGDHAAGIARLVLRMNPEAVVINIPEFKDMTTLATTNLRSAMLALGNHDAPLARQIVRSDNAIDALHEHVYAMLIKTMIDNPTTVEMATMLLWVSHNVERFADRVCNICERIIYVVTGNLFEPRTDDMP; this is encoded by the coding sequence ATGACAACCGTTCGTACTGCTTTTGACCGTCAACTGAAGATGTTGGAAACCGACCTGCTGCGCCTTGCGGAATTGGTAGAGACACAACTTGTAGAGGCGATCAAAGCCCTTTACACGATGGACATGATCATCGCCCAGCGCGTTCATGAATTTGACGCCGCCTTGAACACCCTTCGCTATGAGATAGAGGAGCGTTCCTACACGCTGCTCGCTTTGCAGCAGCCAAACTCCGGCGACATGCGGCGGATTGTTGGGGCGGTGAGCATTGCCACCAATCTAGAGCGGATGGGTGACCATGCGGCTGGAATCGCCCGCCTCGTTTTGCGGATGAACCCTGAGGCAGTGGTGATCAACATTCCAGAATTCAAAGACATGACAACCCTTGCAACGACAAACCTGCGCAGCGCGATGTTGGCATTGGGCAACCACGATGCGCCCCTTGCGCGGCAGATCGTCCGCAGCGATAACGCCATTGACGCCCTCCACGAGCATGTCTACGCGATGTTGATCAAGACGATGATCGATAACCCAACAACAGTGGAGATGGCGACGATGCTTCTATGGGTGTCGCACAATGTGGAGCGTTTTGCCGATCGTGTCTGTAACATCTGCGAGCGGATCATCTATGTTGTCACGGGCAATCTCTTTGAACCGCGCACGGACGACATGCCGTAA